A window of Komagataella phaffii GS115 chromosome 1, complete sequence contains these coding sequences:
- a CDS encoding Methionyl-tRNA formyltransferase, catalyzes the formylation of initiator Met-tRNA in mitochondria: protein MSGMQHYVCGFLQFSSPDSLVPIPKALLRSMVGLKVAYFGSDFFSIRCLDHLMNLSFKQHHIGTLDLIAKHSKRGGRGNKQILETPIVSYAKLKQLNILRAEKNSEIESLSANSYDLAIAVSYGKLIPQTFLKSLRYGGLNVHPSLLPKYSGPAPLQHTILNGDSVTGVTVQALHPTTFDKGSVLKQEVCHDYRPDSETTESLGLKLADLGGPLLSDVVKFTFDNLILPEPVETSNEYSYAPKPSPSLYQINWNVLSTTEIIRRFNALGPLYTFKHCHVVKKPPFTGLKRVILDKISPIADISSNLSAELTTPGMFTSVEDGLIIKSLDGYIKVKSLKFQGFGSQDSNSFMASLPKRTGDSVHVFLFNDS from the coding sequence ATGTCGGGGATGCAACACTACGTTTGtggttttcttcaattttcttctccagatTCCCTCGTCCCTATACCCAAAGCTCTTTTACGTTCCATGGTTGGACTCAAAGTGGCCTATTTTGGCTCAGACTTTTTCAGTATCAGATGCTTAGATCATCTGATGAACTTGAGCTTCAAACAGCATCATATTGGAACACTGGACTTGATTGCTAAGCATTCCAAACGGGGTGGTAGAGGTAATAAACAGATCCTGGAAACCCCAATAGTCAGCTATGCTaaattgaaacaattgaacATTTTGAGAGCGGAGAAGAACTCGGAAATTGAAAGTCTTTCCGCTAATAGCTATGACCTGGCAATTGCTGTTTCCTATGGCAAATTAATACCACAGACATTTCTCAAAAGCCTCAGATATGGGGGGCTTAATGTCCATCCGTCTCTACTACCGAAATACTCAGGACCTGCACCACTACAGCATACTATTTTAAATGGTGACAGTGTCACTGGCGTCACCGTTCAGGCTTTGCATCCTACCACTTTTGATAAAGGATCTGTACTAAAACAAGAAGTCTGTCACGATTACCGTCCTGATTCAGAAACAACCGAATCTTTAGGGCTTAAACTTGCTGATCTAGGCGGCCCGCTACTAAGTGACGTTGTGAAGTTCACTTTTGATAATTTAATTCTTCCTGAACCCGTAGAAACCTCAAATGAATACAGTTATGCACCAAAGCCATCGCCCTCTCTGTATCAGATAAATTGGAATGTGCTCTCTACAACAGAGATTATCAGACGGTTTAACGCTTTGGGCCCACTTTATACCTTCAAGCATTGTCATGTAGTCAAGAAACCCCCTTTCACCGGCTTGAAAAGGGTCATCCTAGATAAAATCTCCCCAATAGCAGATATATCATCCAATCTATCAGCGGAATTGACAACTCCAGGAATGTTTACTTCGGTAGAGGACGGTCTCATTATTAAAAGTCTTGACGGATATATCAAGGTAAAATCTCTAAAGTTTCAAGGATTTGGAAGTCAGGACTCAAACTCTTTCATGGCTAGTTTACCGAAAAGAACTGGCGATTCAGTGCATGTATTTCTATTTAACGACTCATAA
- a CDS encoding Putative vacuolar protein sorting-associated protein vps13, whose protein sequence is MLESLAANILNRFIGAYIENFDNNKLNIGIWSGDVKLRDLRLRKESLDELRLPIDVQFGHLGELTLQIPWSNLKSKPVKIVIDSVYLLATPNDPSKFDPEEQERRAQKLKQDKLDQLEMLANSKPMKSDEDERELDQQGIEKNESFVESLLTKITDNVQVTIKNIHVRYEDFDVFTNRPYSVGFTLGELSAVSTDSNWVPNFISSITLYTHKLLTLDSFALYWNTETTSISDPDPEVLLGRFKESLDNRSDHQYILEPVSGLGHVTLNKVGTTETAPHVALKLFFEEFGVNLDGDQYRDFLWTASQYHLYLKTRKFRKLRPKCTVKEDPLKWMQYTAKCILQEVHEKNRKWSWKYFESRRDQRKLYIKLWKEKLEGKQLIDDKLEQFEKLEYELSYPDIRFYRSLARREFRKEKATSPSNTLSNQTEKNTSGGWLSMIWGPSKKDTQVDESKDQLELTEEQRKELYDVIDFDEKQAITEAVEIPKDRVKLEVSSVLQKGFLAIKRTQTSKNLCEVVFEGCYSEFFQRPDSFLARFQLDELRVEDGTENTLYKHIVNVKPLGDPEVVAHTPEGKREPFFQLAFENNPLDGSADSSLTARMKSMTIFHNPKLIEDVARFFTPPKIHLETVGAIINAAESTLEDFTMQTRIGLQYALEEHKTINLKLNMQSPLIIIPLDPSSWKSPVAVLDAGHISVTSDLVDPSKYQEVTDKVSKQYDDNDWKTLKDLMYDKFTLKIQDAQVLVGQNIKSTISQLHGNSSNVSATILDNLNMNFSLGVSIAQSVISLPRFKIGGDVPRFRVALNNFQYKVIMQLLENAIPDLDNISEDAETTKENGFSVANNNESTEKFSYEVPDDVSSAGSDDKPTVSTQKLFVFNFTLDTIEVSLLRCDDASTFVSETLIRIIGKKVQLDLFKTSKQLHVDLSLLDINVEDFIEQSGENEFKYLLSSDNFEEHEVVNKRGNLFTLSYDKTQRIVPLNGEQIICFDQDIDLNIADVKFVITRRSILTLLNYALNTFTDVNPPETPADQLRHNDDTEQMLAPETINVRIKMDSIIAVLNDDGIKLATTKLSEADIGIVVFPERLKVSAKIGGLSLFDEVNEGVSRSSVLRNLISFEGNDLAELEYETFDPAINSKEYSATLKLRTGSMKIVFVEGPFNNIIKFLSQFQRMKYIYDNARDAALNQASSIDNSTKILFDVLIKAPTVVLPKAIDPTNDRFETITAFLGELYASNKFIEERSNVVQLIDLGIRSTKVTSKFYTKDQREQLFEIIDKLELKLHLNYCDEYIKERPICVVNGGLEGSEMNLTELQCRYIMELMAVIPKVFQFDSDYEDENFEALRNDAENMNKEIRGTNVERVEEEQPKSAEKEVIPSDHTKLDFTFDVAQIALTIYDHTDMVTSLDKSSLSQISLNDTHLLFTLKENNDFSSELRTRSFIVEDSREIKDNKFTKILSTAQDSDYQFMASAFSKAGSKSATLAIDSPKTILALDYLVALKSFVDTGFISSANPALQNVQLSTMSNESPEEEESESVSVESQDQLAVKQDENEEAFKFTINVVDVSVILLADPSLDTTEAIVFNVEQMLFDSHRTQSLSLKNIGMFLCRMDQFDTNRLRILDNFSTSLTVDDRNSSELNRLTSIKLHIDPLLLRLSVRDIRLAISIVNKAIDLMGQQDKEPDKSTTAPGVQYISFTKEFKRKLSQYAPTIISTISQTSVRSYKVKNKAQVVVRDESLVANFEGLRCVLIGDVYELPVLDMNVKPFDVVAKNWSTDLEAFSNLESFVNIFNYSSSAWEPLIEPWPLGFHVKKSRKLAKGDSDKFVVNISSTDKAEITMTSRSLALLNQVATFLTDDIPLQPRGENSPYRILNHTGYNIKVWIEGSESNRLTSIANGDEVSWVFEDWRTLRESLSVDSMKGFIGIELEDSPYEKLQQVSLQTIGEEIFTLQPARGNFHNRLVVTITLGEDSVKHVVIRSTVKVTNTTQVKIRIGLNSDPKSSVPQKSFTINPDETYAIPIDNVLNDSIFVKPEGLDSSFGWSSNSTTWKTLRNETVSFACTEEEGKERANFYFQAYAIVNENYALAKVYPQMEIVISPPLELINLLPYDLSYRIYDKSSKKDWRNFLKQGNSSAVHVVKLDHFLLLSLKPLDCGIDKSDFCIINSPKNSDFKPETRVTTRGTDGQRLHLNLHYSKIHSDYAGVKITIFSPYVVLNRTSEDLFLSEGYNTMKSFVSDSQTDKHRLVKKALPKMFSFDRDNWNGNRATIRLSDSEVSRKVGLDTVGQSVNVDVPCNTRGYEKNLSVTIGEGSGKYWLSKVVTVAPRYIFTNKIESTVILQEYGTGKQLKVRPGSSIPLYNLRTGRKKQLTLGLDDGSTQLSSPFNINDIGEIYLKILKHNNDYILTKINILLENGSLFITIIDANGKWPFSMRNFSDSEFIFYQSNPMINEEGILEDPSYRFKPIYYRLPPKSVMPYTWDYPAGSMKELIIRSHNAERHVQLQEIGSLKPMVLPATSTEEKSIVDLNVVADGPTQSLVISNYDSSKSMYKLHSKSESSTTVADKFETIDSENDYFFQLIVNLEGAGFSFINNRQQELCYLTLRSLEVRYNESDIYQNLSFKLKWFQLDNQLYGGIYPIVLYPSVLPNSNKDINNHPAWSASISKVKDESHGVTLIKYATILLQEFTLEIDEDFLFAVLDALKVPGKAKVEDKLCDNDLDLPTLDKNVSDSDIYFEALHFQPMQMNLSFVRTEHINADEVSNSDNALSFFLNILTMAIGNINYAPVRLNALLIENVRVPVPLLLQLIQTHYGQAFLYQVYKILGSADFLGNPVGLFNNLSSGFLDIFYEPYMGFVMNDRPQELGIGLAKGSLSFVKKSVFGLSDSFAKFTGSMAKGLTAATLDTSFQERRRLNQRRNKSKHGFLGFSAGASSLFESVSSGITGLTDAPSQGAATDGASGFLKGIGKGLIGLPTKTAIGFFDLASNVGEGIRSTTTAFDGEGIEKVRLPRFVAQNSPISPYSERDAQGQFWLKSANGGQFFNDKYLTHAVLPGGEYVVVISYTHIILVSIADLSVSRSIEMKQIKSILVDSTGLQIKLTERDSKSEATEMFIPLPEQKTRREVYQKLSIAVQDFNKRCQVIL, encoded by the coding sequence ATGTTGGAGTCTTTGGCAGCTAACATCCTTAACAGGTTTATTGGCGCCTACATTGAGAACTTTGACAATAACAAGCTTAACATTGGAATATGGAGTGGAGATGTCAAGCTGAGAGATCTAAGATTGCGAAAAGAGTCCCTTGATGAGCTTCGATTGCCCATTGACGTCCAATTTGGCCATCTTGGAGAGCTTACTCTTCAGATTCCATGgtcaaacttgaagagcAAGCCTGTGAAGATCGTTATTGACAGCGTTTATCTACTGGCCACGCCAAATGATCCTTCGAAGTTTGATCCTGAAGAGCAAGAGAGAAGGGCGCAGAAGCTCAAACAAGACAAATTGGACCAATTGGAAATGTTGGCCAACTCCAAGCCTATGAAgtctgatgaagatgaaaggGAATTGGACCAGCAGGGTATTGAGAAGAATGAatcttttgttgaaagttTACTGACGAAGATCACTGATAACGTTCAGGTCACGATCAAGAACATCCATGTTAGATAcgaagattttgatgtGTTTACCAACAGACCTTATTCGGTTGGTTTTACTCTTGGTGAATTGTCCGCTGTGTCTACAGATTCCAATTGGGTACCCAACTTCATATCTTCTATTACTTTGTACACGCACAAATTGCTCACTTTGGACTCGTTTGCTCTTTATTGGAATACCGAAACAACTTCGATTTCAGATCCCGATCCTGAAGTTTTGCTCGGAAGGTTTAAAGAGTCATTGGACAACAGATCAGACCATCAATACATACTAGAACCAGTCTCTGGATTAGGCCATGTAACCTTGAATAAAGTGGGAACAACAGAAACGGCTCCTCATGTTgctttgaagttgttttttGAAGAGTTCGGGGTTAATCTAGATGGTGATCAATACAGAGATTTTTTGTGGACTGCATCTCAATACCACCTGTACCTGAAAACTAGGAAATTCCGCAAGTTGCGACCCAAATGTACTGTCAAGGAAGATCCATTGAAATGGATGCAATATACAGCCAAATGCATTTTACAAGAGGTTCACGAGAAGAACCGCAAATGGTCCTGGAAATATTTTGAGTCCAGAAGGGATCAAAGAAAGCTATACATTAAATTATGGAAGGAAAAGCTTGAAGGGAAGCAACTTATAGATGACAAACTTGAACAATTCGAAAAACTCGAGTATGAGCTGTCTTATCCTGATATAAGGTTTTATAGATCTCTTGCAAGAAGAGAATTCAGAAAGGAAAAGGCAACTTCGCCTTCAAACACTTTGTCAAACcaaacagagaaaaataCTTCCGGAGGGTGGTTATCAATGATATGGGGtccttccaaaaaggaCACCCAAGTCGACGAATCTAAAGATCAACTGGAATTGACAGAAGAACAAAGAAAGGAGCTCTATGATGTGATTGACTTTGACGAGAAACAAGCCATTACCGAAGCTGTGGAAATTCCGAAGGACCGCGTCAAATTGGAGGTATCTTCAGTTTTACAAAAAGGATTTCTCGCAATTAAGAGGACCCAAACCTCAAAGAATCTATGTGAAGTAGTATTTGAAGGTTGCTATTCCGAATTCTTTCAACGCCCAGACTCCTTTTTAGCCAGATTTCAGCTTGATGAATTGCGCGTAGAAGATGGTACTGAAAATACACTCTACAAGCATATTGTCAACGTTAAACCTTTGGGAGACCCTGAGGTGGTTGCACACACCCCTGAAGGCAAACGAGAACCCTTTTTCCAACTAGCGTTTGAAAATAACCCCTTGGATGGATCCGCCGATTCATCATTAACTGCTAGAATGAAAAGTATGACAATTTTCCACAATCCGAAACTGATAGAGGATGTTGCAAGATTTTTTACACCTCCAAAAATTCATTTAGAGACGGTTGGTGCTATAATCAATGCTGCAgaatcaactttggaagatttcaCAATGCAAACTAGAATTGGACTACAGTACGCATTAGAAGAGCACAAAACaatcaatttgaaattgaatatGCAGTCACCCTTGATTATTATACCTTTGGATCCTTCTAGTTGGAAATCCCCAGTGGCAGTCCTAGACGCGGGACACATTTCTGTTACAAGTGATTTAGTGGATCCGtcaaaatatcaagaaGTCACGGATAAGGTTTCCAAGCAGTATGATGACAATGACTGGAAAACATTAAAGGACCTAATGTATGATAAGtttactttgaaaattcaGGATGCTCAAGTTTTAGTTGGACAAAACATCAAGTCAACCATTTCACAGCTGCATGGAAACTCGAGTAATGTGTCAGCGACAATTTTGGATAATTTAAACATGAACTTTTCGCTTGgagtttcaattgctcaatCTGTCATTTCTTTACCGAGATTTAAGATTGGGGGAGATGTTCCAAGATTCAGAGTTGCTCTCAACAACTTTCAGTACAAAGTGATCATGCAACTGCTTGAAAATGCGATTCCTGACCTTGATAATATCTCCGAAGACGCTGAGACCACTAAAGAAAATGGGTTTAGCGTTGCAAACAACAATGAATCTACTGAAAAGTTTAGTTATGAGGTTCCCGATGATGTTTCGTCTGCGGGTTCAGACGACAAGCCTACGGTGTCTACCCAAAAATTGTTTGTATTTAACTTTACTCTAGACACGATTGAAGTTTCATTGTTGAGATGCGACGACGCTTCAACGTTTGTTTCCGAGACACTGATTCGTATAATCGGAAAGAAAGTACAATTGGATCTGTTCAAAACATCTAAGCAGCTTCACGTTGATCTTTCGCTATTAGACATCAATGTGGAAGACTTTATCGAGCAATCAGGAGAAAACGAGTTCAAGTATCTACTATCCTCCGATAATTTTGAGGAACATGAGGTAGTCAACAAGAGGGGCAACCTGTTTACTTTAAGTTATGATAAAACTCAGAGAATCGTACCTCTGAATGGCGAGCAAATTATCTGCTTTGACCAAGATATTGATTTGAACATCGCTGACGTTAAATTTGTTATTACAAGAAGGTCCATTCTAACACTACTGAACTACGCTCTGAATACGTTCACCGATGTCAATCCACCAGAAACTCCAGCCGATCAATTAAGACACAATGATGACACTGAACAAATGCTAGCACCTGAAACAATAAACGTCCGAATCAAGATGGATAGCATAATCGCTGTTCTAAACGATGATGGGATCAAGCTTGCCACAACAAAGTTAAGTGAAGCTGATATTGGTATTGTAGTCTTCCCCGAAAGGTTGAAGGTCAGCGCAAAAATTGGAGGACTTTCTTTATTCGACGAAGTTAATGAAGGTGTTTCTAGATCTTCAGTCTTAAGAAACTTGATAAGTTTTGAGGGTAATGACCTTGCCGAACTGGAGTATGAAACCTTTGATCCAGCTATAAACTCCAAAGAATACAGTGCTACATTGAAACTCCGTACGGGCTCGATGAAAATTGTTTTCGTAGAAGGTCCTTTCAACAACATAATAAAGTTCCTTAGTCAATTCCAGAGGATGAAGTACATCTACGATAATGCTAGGGATGCCGCATTGAACCAGGCAAGCAGTATCGACAATAGTACAAAAATACTATTTGATGTTCTTATTAAGGCTCCTACAGTTGTATTGCCGAAGGCGATAGATCCTACGAATGATCGTTTTGAGACAATTACTGCTTTCTTAGGAGAATTATACGCTTCCAATAAGTTTATCGAGGAGCGATCAAATGTTGTTCAACTTATAGATCTAGGAATAAGATCTACTAAAGTGACCTCAAAGTTCTACACTAAAGATCAGAGAGAGCAATTGTTTGAGATCATAGATAAGCTTGAGCTTAAACTTCATCTGAACTATTGCGATGAATATATAAAAGAGAGACCAATATGTGTTGTGAACGGCGGATTAGAAGGAAGCGAGATGAATTTGACCGAGTTGCAATGTCGCTATATCATGGAATTGATGGCTGTGATACCTAAGGTGTTTCAGTTCGATTCTGAttatgaagatgagaattTTGAAGCACTGAGAAATGATGCTGAGAACATGAATAAGGAGATTAGAGGCACTAATGTGGAAAGAGTAGAGGAAGAACAACCTAAATCTGCGGAGAAAGAAGTTATACCATCTGATCATACTAAGTTGGATTTCACATTTGATGTCGCACAAATTGCCCTCACTATATATGATCATACTGATATGGTAACATCTTTGGATAAATCGTCTCTTTCCCAGATTTCTCTCAATGACACTCATCTGTTGTTCACTTTAAAAGAGAACAATGATTTTAGCTCTGAACTGCGAACAAGGTCGTTCATCGTTGAAGACTCTCGTGAAATTAAGGACAACAAGTTTACGAAGATATTGTCAACGGCCCAAGATAGTGATTATCAGTTCATGGCTTCAGCATTCTCTAAAGCAGGTAGCAAGAGTGCTACATTGGCTATCGACAGTCCCAAAACGATTCTTGCTCTTGATTATCTAGTTGCCTTGAAATCTTTTGTTGATACTGGGTTTATTTCTAGCGCCAATCCTGCGCTTCAGAATGTTCAGTTATCAACAATGTCCAACGAATCACCTGAAGAGGAGGAATCTGAATCTGTCTCTGTTGAATCTCAAGATCAACTTGCTGTGAAgcaagatgaaaatgaggaaGCCTTCAAGTTCACTATTAATGTTGTTGATGTATCGGTTATACTGTTGGCAGATCCAAGTCTGGACACAACAGAAGCCATCGTGTTTAATGTTGAGCAAATGTTGTTCGATAGTCATCGTACCCAAtctttgtctttgaaaaatattggTATGTTTTTGTGCAGGATGGATCAGTTTGATACCAACAGATTGAGAATCTTGGATAACTTTTCAACCAGTTTGACGGTTGATGACCGTAATTCTAGTGAATTAAATCGGTTAACAAGCATCAAACTGCATATTGACCCCCTTCTTTTGAGACTTTCCGTTCGTGATATCCGACTAGCAATTTCAATAGTTAACAAAGCAATTGATCTGATGGGACAGCAGGATAAAGAACCAGACAAGTCCACAACCGCACCTGGAGTTCAGTATATTTCTTTCACAAAAGAATTCAAGAGAAAACTATCTCAATACGCTCCGACTATCATCTCTACTATTTCTCAAACGTCAGTCCGTTCCTACAAAGTCAAGAATAAGGCACAAGTTGTTGTGAGAGATGAATCACTGGTTGCAAATTTTGAAGGTCTTCGATGTGTGTTGATAGGAGATGTTTATGAACTTCCTGTACTCGATATGAATGTCAAACCTTTCGACGTAGTTGCCAAGAACTGGTCGACAGACCTAGaggctttttcaaatttggagTCATTTGTAAACATATTCAACTATTCGAGTTCAGCATGGGAACCTCTCATCGAGCCTTGGCCATTGGGCTTTCACGTTAAAAAGTCACGTAAATTAGCCAAAGGAGATTCCGACAAGTTTGTGGTGAATATTAGCTCCACGGATAAAGCCGAGATCACGATGACTTCTAGATCTCTTGCATTGCTGAACCAGGTAGCGACTTTTTTGACTGATGATATACCTCTGCAACCTCGAGGTGAGAACAGCCCTTACAGAATACTCAACCATACAGGCTATAACATTAAAGTTTGGATTGAAGGGTCTGAATCGAACAGACTCACCTCTATTGCCAATGGAGATGAGGTTTCTTGGGTATTTGAAGACTGGAGAACATTGCGtgaatctctttcagtTGATAGCATGAAAGGGTTCATTGGAATTGAGCTGGAAGATTCCCCGTATGAAAAGCTGCAGCAAGTTTCGTTACAAACTATAGGAGAAGAAATATTCACATTACAGCCAGCAAGAGGTAATTTTCACAATCGTTTAGTTGTAACGATCACCCTTGGGGAAGATAGCGTGAAGCATGTTGTAATTCGGTCCACAGTTAAAGTCACGAATACTACTCAAGTAAAAATCCGTATCGGTCTTAACTCTGACCCGAAGTCAAGTGTTCCTCAGAAGAGCTTCACAATCAATCCTGATGAAACTTATGCTATCCCGATTGATAATGTCCTAAATGATTCTATTTTTGTTAAACCAGAAGGGTTAGACTCATCGTTTGGTTGGTCAAGCAATAGCACGACGTGGAAGACATTGAGGAATGAGACTGTATCTTTTGCTTGCACTGAAGaggaaggaaaagaaagagcaaACTTTTATTTCCAAGCTTATGCTATTGTAAACGAAAACTATGCTTTAGCAAAAGTTTATCCTCAAATGGAAATTGTTATTTCGCCACCATTGGAGCTTATTAACTTACTACCCTATGACTTATCTTATAGAATTTACGACAAGAgctcaaagaaagattggagaaattttttgaaacaagGCAACTCTAGCGCTGTACATGTTGTCAAGTTGGATCACTTTTTgcttttgagtttgaaacCATTAGATTGCGGTATAGACAAGTCTGATTTCTGTATCATCAATTCACCAAAAAACAGTGACTTCAAACCGGAAACCAGAGTAACGACCAGAGGTACAGACGGACAAAGGCTTCACTTAAACTTGCActattcaaagattcacAGTGATTATGCAGGGGTAAAGATAACTATATTTTCGCCTTACGTGGTGTTGAATCGAACCAGTGAAGATCTGTTTTTGAGTGAGGGCTATAATACTATGAAGTCTTTTGTTAGCGATTCTCAAACTGATAAGCATAGATTGGTAAAGAAGGCTTTACCAAAAATGTTCTCTTTTGATAGAGACAACTGGAATGGCAATAGAGCTACAATACGACTTTCAGATTCTGAAGTCAGTAGAAAGGTTGGCCTTGACACAGTGGGCCAATCTGTTAACGTTGATGTTCCATGTAATACGCGAGGATATGAAAAGAATCTCAGTGTGACCATTGGAGAAGGTTCAGGAAAGTATTGGCTTAGCAAAGTAGTTACAGTTGCACCGAGATATATTTTCACAAACAAAATTGAGAGTACAGTCATCCTTCAGGAATATGGTACTGGAAAACAGTTGAAAGTGAGACCAGGATCTTCGATTCCTCTCTATAATCTAAGAACAGGACGTAAGAAACAGCTCACGCTAGGACTTGACGACGGAAGTACTCAATTGTCCTCACCTTTTAATATCAACGACATTGGTGAAATTTATCTTAAAATTCTGAAACACAACAATGATTACATTCTCACCAAGATCAATATTTTACTGGAAAACGGATCTCTGTTCATAACAATCATAGATGCTAATGGTAAATGGCCATTTTCGATGAGGAACTTCAGTGATTCAGAGTTCATATTCTACCAGAGTAACCCTATGATCAATGAAGAGGGGATTCTGGAAGACCCAAGCTACCGATTCAAACCAATATACTACAGGCTGCCACCAAAGAGTGTTATGCCTTACACTTGGGACTATCCAGCAGGTTCAATGAAGGAATTGATTATCCGCTCACACAATGCTGAGAGACATGTGCAATTACAAGAGATAGGAAGCTTGAAACCCATGGTATTACCTGCTACTAGCACCGAAGAAAAGTCCATTGTTGACTTGAATGTAGTTGCCGATGGTCCAACACAATCGTTAGTGATTTCCAATTATGATTCATCGAAGAGTATGTACAAGCTGCATTCCAAATCAGAATCTAGCACTACGGTCGCTGATAagtttgaaacaattgactCAGAAAACGACTACTTTTTTCAACTTATTGTCAACTTGGAAGGTGCAGgcttttcttttatcaaTAACAGGCAGCAAGAGTTATGCTACTTGACCTTAAGATCGTTGGAAGTACGCTATAACGAATCTGATATCTATCAAAATTTGagtttcaagttgaaatggTTTCAACTCGATAACCAACTTTATGGAGGGATATATCCAATTGTGTTATATCCTAGTGTGTTGCCTAACTCCAACAAAGACATCAATAATCATCCCGCTTGGTCAGCCTCCATATCAAAAGTCAAGGATGAGTCGCACGGTGTTACGTTAATCAAATATGCTACCATATTATTGCAAGAGTTTACGCTTGAGATCGACGAAGATTTCTTGTTTGCGGTTTTGGATGCCCTTAAGGTGCCTGGTAAAGctaaagttgaagataaaCTATGTGATAATGATTTGGATTTGCCAACATTGGATAAGAATGTTTCTGATAGCGATATTTATTTTGAAGCTCTTCATTTCCAGCCAATGCAAATGAACTTGTCTTTCGTTCGTACGGAGCATATCAATGCTGACGAGGTTAGCAACTCAGACAATGCCTTGTCGTTTTTCCTGAATATTTTAACCATGGCCATAGGAAACATCAACTATGCTCCAGTGAGGCTTAATGCCCTTCTGATTGAAAATGTTCGTGTGCCAGTTCCATTGTTGTTGCAGCTTATCCAGACCCATTATGGCCAAGCATTCTTGTACCAGGTGTACAAGATTCTAGGATCCGCTGATTTCCTGGGTAATCCAGTTGGTTTGTTCAATAACCTAAGTTCTGGATTCTTGGATATATTTTACGAACCTTACATGGGCTTTGTTATGAATGACCGACCACAGGAGCTTGGAATAGGATTAGCAAAAGGAAGTTTGAGTTTTGTCAAAAAATCTGTATTTGGACTAAGCGATAGCTTTGCGAAATTTACTGGTTCTATGGCTAAAGGGCTTACAGCTGCCACTCTTGACACATCTTTTCAAGAGCGACGTCGTCTTAATCAAAGGAGGAACAAAAGCAAACATGGGTTCCTTGGTTTTTCAGCAGGTgcatcttctttgtttgagaGTGTATCTAGTGGTATTACTGGCCTTACAGATGCACCATCTCAAGGCGCTGCGACAGACGGTGCTTCTGGATTCCTCAaaggaattggaaaggGTCTTATAGGGTTACCAACGAAGACTGCCATTGGATTTTTTGACCTTGCTTCCAACGTTGGTGAGGGTATTAGAAGCACAACAACGGCTTTCGATGGTGAAGGCATAGAGAAGGTGAGGTTACCTAGGTTTGTCGCTCAGAACTCTCCTATCAGTCCTTACTCCGAACGCGATGCCCAGGGTCAATTTTGGCTTAAATCAGCTAATGGAggtcaatttttcaacgatAAATATCTAACCCATGCAGTTCTACCCGGAGGAGAATATGTTGTCGTAATTTCCTATACACACATTATCCTGGTTTCGATAGCAGatctttctgtttctcGAAGCATTGAAATGAAGCAGATTAAGTCCATCTTAGTCGACAGCACAGGGTTGCAAATCAAATTAACAGAAAGGGATTCCAAATCCGAAGCTACCGAAATGTTCATACCTCTTCCTGAACAGAAAACTAGAAGGGAAGTTTATCAGAAATTATCAATTGCTGTACAAGACTTTAACAAGAGATGTCAAGTTATTTTATGA